In the genome of Macrobrachium nipponense isolate FS-2020 chromosome 42, ASM1510439v2, whole genome shotgun sequence, one region contains:
- the LOC135213145 gene encoding uncharacterized protein LOC135213145, producing the protein MVGMENEEHIQHCSWESVGDVPEVAFIHYMIDKMKLEGDKPAMIDGISGATLKYSDMVSGVYDLSYGWHSAGLEAGEVICLVTPNHIEVPLAFLAGIAASAPVTLANPLYTPDELRRHVINSQSKWIVCHPVCIPSVQAATKDLDDIKGMYVLGDAGAGEMPTLKSLSKEASEDWKKRSGLTNGDAIHIPYSSGTTGLPKGVELTSKNWLAVLSVIGRKEYLDVTSGDICLGILPFFHAFGMAMCLTSLCNGMTMVTLPRFIPEHFLKAIQTYKVTLLPLVPPLAIFLAKHDAVNQFDLTCVSNIICGAAPLSKDIQEKLSERLAGVRVRQGFGLTETTLATFSSETSLPGAVGKVTAHCMAKIIDMETGDSLGPGKDGEICVKGPLVMKGYLNNEAATKAMIDETGWLHTGDIGHYDEKGIFFIVDRIKELIKYKGFQVAPAELEGLLLTHEDVADAGVVGVSDEVAGELPKAFVVAKPGKTIVPEALINWVADKTAPHKHLRGGVEVISAIPRSPAGKILRRELRKVINI; encoded by the exons ATGGTTGGAATGGAGAATGAAGAACACATCCAACATTGTTCATGGGAGAGTGTTGGAGATGTTCCAGAAGTAGCCTTTATTCACTACATGATAGATAAGATGAAATTAGAAGGAGACAAACCTGCcatg ATTGATGGAATCTCTGGAGCCACTCTCAAATACAGCGACATGGTCTCAGGTGTCTATGACCTAAGCTATGGCTGGCATTccgcagggctggaagctggggAAGTGATATGCCTTGTAACGCCCAACCACATCGAAGTCCCTCTGGCTTTCCTGGCAGGCATTGCTGCCTCGGCGCCTGTTACACTAGCGAACCCGCTGTATACGCCAG ATGAACTGCGTCGTCACGTCATCAACAGCCAGTCCAAGTGGATCGTGTGTCACCCTGTGTGCATACCCAGCGTCCAGGCAGCTACCAAGGACCTAGATGACATCAAG GGAATGTATGTCCTAGGCGATGCAGGAGCAGGCGAGATGCCCACGCTGAAGAGCCTGTCCAAAGAGGCTTCGGAGGATTGGAAGAAGAGGTCTGGTCTGACCAATGGTGATGCCATCCACATACCCTACTCGTCTGGGACCACTGGACTCCCAAAAGGAGTCGAACTCACTTCGAAGAACTGGCTGGCGGTTCTCTCCGTCATTGG GAGAAAGGAATACCTTGACGTCACCAGCGGAGACATCTGCCTGGGCATTCTCCCCTTCTTCCACGCCTTCGGGATGGCCATGTGCCTAACGTCCCTCTGCAACGGCATGACGATGGTCACCCTTCCAAGATTCATCCCCGAGCACTTCCTGAAGGCCATACAGACTTACAAG GTCACACTGCTGCCCCTGGTGCCTCCTTTGGCAATCTTCCTGGCCAAACACGACGCGGTGAACCAGTTTGACTTGACCTGTGTCAGTAACATCATCTGTGGCGCTGCTCCTTTGTCCAAGGATATTCAGGAAAAACTTTCAGAGAGG CTTGCTGGAGTGAGAGTCAGACAAGGGTTCGGTTTGACAGAGACGACGCTCGCCACTTTCAGCAGTGAGACGTCGTTACCTGGGGCTGTTGGGAAAGTGACTGCCCATTGCATGGCTAAG ATTATTGACATGGAGACAGGAGACTCACTGGGGCCAGGGAAGGATGGTGAAATCTGCGTCAAAGGACCCCTGGTGATGAAG GGTTACCTGAACAATGAAGCAGCCACAAAGGCCATGATTGATGAAACCGGTTGGTTACACACAGGAGACATCGGTCACTACGATGAGAAAGGCATCTTCTTCATTGTAGACCGCATTAAGGAATTAATAAAGTACAAAGGATTTCAG GTGGCACCAGCAGAACTAGAGGGACTTCTCCTAACTCACGAAGACGTAGCAGACGCAGGAGTTGTTGGTGTTTCTGATGAAGTGGCGGGAGAACTACCCAAGGCTTTCGTCGTGGCGAAGCCGGGGAAGACCATTGTACCTGAAGCTTTAATTAATTGGGTTGCCG ACAAGACAGCCCCACACAAGCACCTCCGCGGCGGAGTGGAAGTCATATCAGCCATCCCAAGATCTCCAGCTGGGAAAATCCTCAGAAGGGAACTGAGAAAAGTGATCAacatatga